One part of the Fusibacter sp. A1 genome encodes these proteins:
- the purN gene encoding phosphoribosylglycinamide formyltransferase: MIKRIAVFVSGSGSNLQSLIDATLSGEIENGSIDLVVGSKPGLYAFERAKSHQIHHVVKRVKDFSTTEAYNADVLGLLKDRKIDLIVLAGYLAILTPEITKAYAGRILNIHPALIPSFCGKGYYGMHVHEAVYKSGVKLTGATVHFVDGGIDTGAILIQECCPVSLKDTPETIQKKVLEIEHRILPRAVDAVIKGEVIFDGERVFIKK, from the coding sequence ATGATAAAAAGGATTGCTGTTTTCGTATCGGGTTCTGGCAGCAATTTGCAGAGCCTTATCGACGCCACCTTAAGCGGCGAAATCGAAAACGGCAGTATCGATCTTGTCGTAGGTTCAAAGCCTGGTCTTTATGCTTTTGAACGGGCTAAAAGCCATCAGATACACCATGTGGTCAAACGAGTGAAGGATTTTAGCACGACTGAAGCATACAATGCGGATGTGTTGGGACTTTTAAAAGATAGGAAGATAGACCTGATCGTGCTTGCAGGTTACCTGGCTATCCTGACCCCAGAAATAACAAAGGCGTATGCAGGTAGGATTCTCAATATCCATCCTGCCCTTATTCCTTCATTTTGCGGCAAGGGATACTACGGCATGCACGTGCATGAGGCGGTTTACAAGAGCGGTGTGAAACTAACAGGCGCCACCGTCCACTTTGTGGATGGCGGCATCGATACGGGTGCCATCCTGATTCAGGAGTGCTGCCCTGTGAGTCTGAAAGACACGCCCGAGACGATTCAGAAAAAAGTACTTGAGATAGAACATCGAATTTTACCAAGAGCCGTAGATGCAGTGATAAAAGGCGAAGTGATCTTTGATGGTGAAAGAGTCTTTATAAAGAAATAA
- the purC gene encoding phosphoribosylaminoimidazolesuccinocarboxamide synthase, which produces MQKLEMLYEGKAKRVYKTDDADVYLVEYKDDATAFNGEKKGMIVGKGVVNNKMSALIFKMLAEKGIPNHLIELVSDNEQLVKAVEILPLEVIIRNVIAGSMAKRVGIEEGTEIKHTILEFSYKNDAYGDPLINDDHAIAMELATAEQIATIKKYTHQINEILKAFFLERGMKLIDFKLEFGVYKGEVILADEISPDTCRLWDVETNKKLDKDRFRRDMGDVEAVYQEVLNRL; this is translated from the coding sequence ATGCAAAAGCTAGAAATGCTATATGAAGGTAAAGCAAAGAGAGTTTATAAAACAGATGATGCGGATGTTTACTTGGTAGAATACAAAGATGATGCGACGGCTTTCAACGGTGAAAAAAAAGGTATGATTGTGGGTAAAGGCGTTGTAAACAACAAGATGTCCGCGCTGATTTTTAAAATGCTTGCTGAAAAGGGAATTCCAAACCATTTGATTGAACTTGTCAGCGACAATGAGCAACTCGTCAAAGCAGTTGAAATCCTTCCACTTGAAGTGATCATCAGAAACGTGATCGCAGGTTCTATGGCAAAGCGTGTAGGTATCGAAGAAGGTACTGAGATCAAACACACGATCCTTGAGTTCAGCTATAAGAATGACGCTTACGGCGATCCTTTAATCAATGACGACCATGCGATCGCAATGGAGCTTGCAACAGCTGAGCAAATTGCGACAATTAAAAAATATACACACCAGATCAACGAAATCTTGAAAGCCTTTTTCCTTGAAAGAGGAATGAAACTGATCGACTTCAAACTTGAGTTCGGAGTTTATAAGGGTGAGGTTATTCTTGCCGATGAAATTTCACCGGATACGTGCAGACTCTGGGACGTTGAAACCAATAAAAAACTGGATAAAGACCGTTTCAGAAGAGACATGGGCGATGTGGAAGCAGTATACCAAGAAGTTCTTAACAGACTGTAA
- the purM gene encoding phosphoribosylformylglycinamidine cyclo-ligase, which yields MSEKITYKDAGVNIEEGYKAVEQMKEHVKSTFNENVLTGIGSFGGLFQLPMKGMEEPVLVSGTDGVGTKLKIAFMTDIHDTVGQDLVAMCVNDVLCQGATPLFFLDYLATGALKAEKAAALVKGIADGCRLAGCALVGGETAEMPGFYADGEYDMAGFTVGMVDKKKIIDGSTIVEGDVIIGLPSSGIHSNGYSLVRKLIFDVAGLTLEDQLADTGMTVKEALITPTRIYVKPVLKVINTVTVKGAAHITGGGFIENIPRTLPAGVSAKIDRSSWEVPKLFKALKKYGNLEDTDMFNTFNMGVGFVLVIAKEDVEKTLKTLESEGVHGITLGSIVNGSEGVIL from the coding sequence ATGTCTGAAAAAATCACGTATAAAGACGCCGGAGTGAATATTGAAGAAGGCTATAAAGCCGTTGAGCAAATGAAGGAACATGTGAAGAGCACTTTCAACGAAAACGTGCTCACAGGCATCGGAAGCTTCGGCGGTCTGTTCCAATTACCTATGAAAGGCATGGAAGAACCGGTACTCGTATCAGGAACCGACGGAGTTGGAACAAAACTTAAAATCGCATTTATGACGGATATACACGATACTGTCGGGCAGGACCTTGTCGCCATGTGCGTGAACGATGTTCTCTGTCAGGGCGCTACGCCCCTGTTCTTCTTGGATTACCTTGCGACAGGTGCCTTAAAGGCTGAAAAAGCCGCCGCACTGGTCAAAGGAATCGCTGATGGATGCAGGCTTGCGGGTTGTGCGCTTGTCGGTGGTGAAACTGCCGAAATGCCGGGCTTTTACGCGGATGGCGAATACGATATGGCAGGCTTCACGGTGGGTATGGTCGATAAGAAGAAAATCATCGACGGCTCAACGATTGTAGAGGGTGATGTGATTATCGGACTGCCATCTTCAGGAATCCACTCAAACGGTTACTCACTAGTTAGAAAGCTGATCTTTGATGTTGCAGGATTGACGCTTGAGGATCAACTTGCCGATACAGGCATGACAGTGAAAGAAGCACTGATCACTCCTACAAGAATTTATGTGAAACCTGTGCTTAAAGTAATCAATACGGTGACTGTAAAGGGTGCCGCCCATATCACAGGTGGTGGATTCATCGAGAATATTCCAAGAACATTACCTGCTGGAGTCAGCGCTAAAATCGACAGAAGCTCATGGGAAGTACCAAAACTCTTTAAGGCGCTCAAGAAGTATGGCAACCTTGAAGATACGGATATGTTCAACACCTTCAACATGGGGGTAGGATTTGTACTCGTGATTGCAAAGGAAGATGTGGAAAAAACTCTGAAAACCCTTGAATCAGAAGGCGTTCATGGCATTACACTGGGATCGATTGTAAATGGTTCTGAAGGTGTGATCCTATGA
- the purF gene encoding amidophosphoribosyltransferase, with translation MHIFDDKLKEECGVIGIYKSGAEHLSQMLCFGLVALQHRGQESAGISVSRNGKASYYKEMGLVQEVFNDKVLERIGTGDIGIGHVRYSTTGESYVANAQPLVVQYKGGSIALAHNGNLVNATKIREDLEDEGSIFTTSIDSEVIANLIARHYSLGYKDSIVKALEKIEGAYALVITCEDKLVGVRDPHGLRPLCLGQFDDGGYVLASESVALDVVGAKFVRDINKGEMVIIDENGVDSHTVCMSKRKAVCAFEYVYFARPDSIMDGQSVYIARRNAGRSLAKQHPVDADLVIAVPDSGIAAAIGYAEESGIPYGVGLIKNKYMGRTFIQPDQKSRELAVRLKLNVLTDNIVGKRIIMIDDSIVRGTTSRRIVDMLKSAGAKEVHVRVSSPPVAHSCYFGIDTPSKKQLVGATHTVEEIRDMIHADSLGYLSIEGLVESIGADYSTLCTACFNGDYPMSVPAIGNKFVFEKN, from the coding sequence ATGCATATATTCGATGATAAGCTAAAAGAAGAATGTGGGGTCATCGGCATCTATAAATCAGGAGCGGAGCATTTATCACAAATGCTCTGCTTTGGTCTTGTTGCCCTACAACACCGCGGTCAAGAGAGTGCGGGAATATCGGTAAGTCGAAACGGAAAAGCAAGCTATTACAAAGAGATGGGACTAGTACAGGAAGTCTTCAACGACAAGGTCCTAGAAAGAATAGGCACTGGTGATATCGGTATAGGCCACGTGAGATACTCGACGACGGGTGAAAGCTATGTTGCAAACGCTCAGCCGCTTGTAGTGCAATATAAGGGCGGTTCGATCGCACTAGCACACAACGGAAACCTAGTGAATGCCACAAAAATCAGAGAAGACCTTGAAGATGAGGGTTCGATCTTCACTACTTCTATCGACTCTGAGGTTATCGCCAACCTGATCGCACGTCACTATAGCCTCGGCTACAAGGACAGCATCGTCAAAGCGCTTGAAAAAATCGAAGGCGCATACGCGCTTGTGATCACTTGTGAAGACAAACTGGTAGGAGTTAGGGATCCACATGGCCTTCGTCCTCTTTGCCTAGGTCAGTTCGACGACGGCGGCTATGTACTCGCATCAGAAAGTGTCGCACTTGACGTTGTAGGTGCCAAGTTTGTAAGGGACATCAACAAGGGTGAAATGGTCATTATCGACGAAAACGGTGTGGATAGCCATACCGTTTGCATGTCAAAACGCAAGGCGGTTTGCGCCTTTGAGTATGTCTACTTCGCCAGACCCGATTCCATCATGGATGGACAGAGCGTCTATATCGCAAGAAGAAACGCGGGCCGCTCGCTTGCCAAACAGCATCCTGTGGACGCAGACCTTGTGATCGCAGTGCCCGATTCAGGCATCGCAGCAGCTATCGGTTATGCAGAAGAATCAGGTATCCCATATGGTGTAGGTCTGATCAAAAACAAATACATGGGTAGAACCTTTATCCAACCGGATCAAAAATCAAGAGAACTAGCTGTAAGACTGAAACTAAACGTACTTACAGACAACATAGTAGGGAAGCGCATCATCATGATCGACGATTCAATCGTGCGCGGTACGACAAGCAGACGTATCGTCGACATGCTTAAGAGCGCAGGCGCCAAGGAAGTCCACGTACGCGTGAGCTCACCACCTGTAGCCCACAGCTGCTATTTCGGTATCGACACGCCAAGCAAGAAACAGCTTGTCGGTGCGACACATACGGTAGAAGAGATCAGAGACATGATCCACGCCGATTCGCTTGGCTACCTTAGCATAGAAGGGCTTGTGGAATCGATCGGTGCTGATTACAGCACGCTTTGTACGGCTTGTTTCAACGGAGATTACCCGATGTCCGTACCTGCCATCGGTAATAAATTTGTGTTCGAGAAGAACTAA
- a CDS encoding phosphoribosylformylglycinamidine synthase gives MIARVYVEKQAGFDVEADHLVKSLKEGLGLDGLKKMRVINVYDVEGIDEALMREATLNILSETNVDTVYDESFDYKNADFYFGVEYLPGQFDQRADSAAECIQILSGSVRPAVRSFKLYMLDGQFDEDTKKAIVNYMINPVDSREAILEIPKSIVMDFEVPHKVESIDGFTTFTLGEMKQFSYTMGFAMTLDDLMHIQEYYINTEKRNPTITELKAIDTYWSDHCRHTTFMTAIDEIAFDEDPSLLPVKEAYDRYLEVRTAVYGQTDRPVTLMDLAVIAMKDAKRTGDLDNLDESEEINACSIEIPVNTSEGTEEWLLMYKNETHNHPTEIEPFGGAATCLGGAIRDPLSGRAYVYQAMRVTGAADPRTPLSETLAGKLPQKKITKEAARGYSSYGNQIGLATGQVAEVYHPNYVAKRMEVGAVIAACPKDFVRRETPMPGDIVILVGGRTGRDGCGGATGSSKEHTEDSILACGAEVQKGNPPTERKIQRLFRNKELTRLIKRCNDFGAGGVSVAIGEIADSIDIHLDRVPKKYDGLDGTELAISESQERMAVVVEKEDVDKFLHLSAKENVEAVVVADITDSGRLRMFWKDQTIFDVKREFLDTNGVRQTQAVEVKAYDALETFFKPSMTDDESVVWQLKAKLSSLNITSQKGLQEMFDSTIGAGTVLMPLGGKHQLTPVDGMVAKIPVLGKETTTCSAMTYGFHPDLASWSPFHGAYYAVVESLAKLVALGFDVNKTRLSFQEYFEKLGENPAKWGKPFSALLGAFAVQDAMRIPAIGGKDSMSGTFKDIDVPPTLISFAVNHGEVDEVISPELKGAGNMLVAYMPPYNKDFTLNLESLKKDFEAINKHMRSGDVLSAKTIGQGGMLTAMTVMAMGNGIGFDVEVGSIDTLSTPWIGGMVLEVKPGSLLSVPHLPVALTREDSLVSIGSEKTTLEALRSDYTKGLETIFPSAETADGEVKSLSFETKKVFTSAIKIAKPKVYIPVFPGTNCEYDMARAFELNGAEAEIQVFRNIGAGNIEESIAAMVKGIESSQMIALPGGFSAGDEPDGSAKFIATAFRNPAVTEAVMKLLKEKDGLMLGICNGFQALVKLGLITHGEIRSLDKHDPTLTYNKIARHVSTISRVKVASNNSPWLTTTPVGAEYNVAVSHGEGRFVAEGDALRRLIENGQIITQYVDLNGDVTMDGQFNPNGSVYGIEGAVSPDGRVFGKMGHTERFGKGLYQNIPGDFDMDIFASGVKYFK, from the coding sequence ATGATTGCTAGAGTTTATGTCGAGAAACAAGCAGGATTTGATGTGGAAGCAGACCACTTGGTCAAGAGTTTAAAAGAAGGTCTAGGCCTTGACGGACTGAAAAAGATGCGTGTGATCAACGTCTATGACGTTGAAGGTATCGATGAGGCTTTGATGCGTGAAGCCACTTTAAACATTTTATCTGAGACGAATGTGGATACGGTATACGATGAAAGCTTTGATTACAAAAATGCCGATTTCTACTTTGGTGTCGAATACTTGCCAGGCCAGTTCGATCAGAGAGCGGATTCTGCGGCGGAATGTATCCAGATCTTAAGCGGTTCTGTAAGACCGGCAGTCAGATCATTCAAGTTATACATGCTTGACGGGCAGTTTGACGAGGATACAAAAAAAGCGATTGTGAATTACATGATCAACCCGGTTGATTCCAGAGAAGCCATTCTTGAGATACCAAAGTCGATTGTGATGGACTTTGAAGTACCTCACAAGGTGGAATCGATTGACGGATTTACGACGTTCACCTTAGGTGAGATGAAACAGTTCAGCTACACGATGGGTTTTGCGATGACGCTGGATGATCTGATGCATATACAAGAGTACTATATCAACACCGAAAAGAGAAATCCGACGATCACTGAGCTTAAGGCGATCGACACCTACTGGTCGGACCACTGCAGACATACGACATTTATGACTGCGATCGACGAGATCGCTTTTGACGAGGATCCGTCGCTATTACCAGTAAAAGAGGCCTATGACAGATACCTTGAAGTAAGAACTGCTGTCTACGGTCAAACGGACCGTCCTGTCACCTTGATGGACCTTGCAGTGATTGCGATGAAAGACGCTAAAAGGACAGGCGATCTTGATAACCTGGATGAATCGGAAGAAATCAACGCCTGCAGCATTGAGATTCCCGTCAATACTTCTGAGGGCACGGAAGAATGGCTCCTCATGTATAAGAACGAGACACACAACCACCCGACTGAAATCGAGCCTTTCGGTGGAGCGGCGACTTGCCTTGGTGGGGCTATCAGGGATCCGCTTTCAGGTAGAGCCTACGTCTATCAGGCGATGAGGGTCACAGGTGCTGCCGATCCACGCACGCCTTTGAGTGAGACGCTTGCAGGAAAGCTTCCTCAAAAGAAAATTACGAAAGAGGCCGCTAGAGGTTATTCATCTTACGGCAATCAGATAGGTCTTGCAACAGGACAGGTTGCAGAAGTATATCATCCGAACTATGTGGCAAAACGTATGGAAGTGGGTGCGGTTATCGCGGCCTGCCCTAAGGATTTTGTCCGTAGAGAAACTCCGATGCCTGGCGATATCGTCATTCTGGTCGGCGGTAGAACGGGTAGAGACGGTTGTGGCGGAGCCACAGGTTCTTCTAAAGAGCATACGGAGGATTCGATCCTCGCATGCGGAGCAGAAGTACAAAAGGGCAATCCACCGACGGAGAGAAAAATTCAAAGACTATTTAGAAATAAAGAGCTGACGAGACTGATCAAACGTTGTAACGACTTTGGCGCAGGCGGAGTATCTGTCGCCATAGGTGAGATCGCAGACTCGATAGATATCCACTTGGATAGGGTTCCAAAAAAATACGACGGACTCGACGGCACCGAACTTGCAATTTCGGAATCGCAGGAACGTATGGCGGTAGTGGTAGAAAAAGAAGATGTAGATAAATTCCTGCATCTATCTGCGAAAGAAAACGTGGAAGCGGTGGTTGTCGCCGACATCACGGATTCAGGTCGATTGAGAATGTTTTGGAAGGATCAGACGATCTTCGATGTTAAAAGGGAGTTCCTCGATACCAATGGAGTAAGACAGACTCAAGCTGTTGAAGTCAAGGCTTATGACGCCTTGGAAACTTTCTTCAAACCGTCAATGACAGATGATGAGTCTGTGGTATGGCAACTTAAAGCCAAGTTGAGCTCACTTAATATCACCTCGCAAAAGGGGCTTCAGGAAATGTTCGACTCGACGATTGGAGCAGGAACGGTACTGATGCCGCTTGGTGGTAAACATCAGTTGACTCCTGTTGACGGTATGGTCGCTAAAATCCCTGTGCTTGGCAAAGAGACGACGACCTGTTCTGCGATGACCTATGGCTTCCATCCGGATCTTGCTTCTTGGAGTCCTTTCCACGGCGCTTACTACGCTGTAGTGGAGTCTCTTGCGAAATTAGTCGCTTTAGGATTCGACGTGAACAAGACTAGGCTGTCGTTCCAGGAATATTTTGAAAAACTAGGGGAGAACCCGGCAAAATGGGGTAAACCATTTAGTGCGCTTCTTGGGGCTTTTGCCGTACAAGATGCGATGAGAATACCAGCGATCGGCGGCAAGGACAGTATGTCAGGTACCTTTAAGGATATCGACGTACCTCCGACGCTGATCTCCTTTGCTGTGAATCACGGCGAAGTGGATGAGGTGATTTCACCGGAACTAAAAGGTGCGGGCAATATGCTTGTCGCATACATGCCACCTTACAATAAGGATTTCACCTTGAACCTTGAATCACTGAAGAAGGACTTTGAAGCAATCAACAAACATATGAGAAGCGGTGACGTCCTTTCAGCCAAAACGATCGGTCAAGGCGGTATGCTTACAGCGATGACTGTGATGGCGATGGGTAACGGCATCGGGTTCGATGTGGAAGTCGGTTCGATAGATACGCTATCGACACCTTGGATCGGTGGCATGGTACTTGAAGTTAAACCGGGCAGCCTTTTATCGGTACCACATTTACCGGTCGCCCTTACAAGAGAAGACAGCCTTGTTTCTATCGGAAGCGAAAAAACAACCCTAGAAGCATTGAGATCTGATTATACAAAAGGACTTGAAACGATCTTCCCAAGTGCTGAGACAGCGGATGGTGAAGTTAAATCCTTGAGCTTTGAAACAAAGAAAGTGTTCACATCAGCCATCAAAATCGCTAAACCGAAGGTTTATATTCCGGTATTCCCTGGCACCAACTGTGAATACGACATGGCAAGAGCCTTTGAGCTAAACGGTGCTGAAGCTGAGATTCAAGTATTCAGAAACATCGGAGCGGGCAATATAGAAGAATCGATCGCTGCGATGGTCAAAGGGATCGAAAGCTCGCAGATGATCGCGCTACCTGGCGGATTCAGCGCTGGTGATGAACCGGACGGTTCTGCCAAGTTCATTGCAACTGCCTTCAGAAATCCTGCAGTGACAGAAGCAGTCATGAAACTGTTAAAAGAAAAAGACGGTCTGATGCTCGGTATCTGCAACGGATTCCAGGCACTGGTAAAACTCGGTCTTATCACCCATGGCGAGATCAGATCGCTTGATAAGCACGATCCTACTCTGACCTACAACAAGATAGCACGCCACGTATCGACGATTTCAAGGGTGAAGGTAGCATCGAACAATTCACCATGGCTTACTACCACGCCTGTGGGCGCTGAGTACAATGTCGCTGTGTCACACGGCGAAGGTCGATTTGTAGCAGAAGGTGACGCGTTAAGAAGACTGATTGAAAACGGTCAGATCATCACGCAGTACGTTGACCTCAATGGTGATGTGACGATGGACGGTCAGTTCAATCCAAACGGATCTGTTTATGGCATTGAAGGTGCAGTGAGTCCTGACGGTCGAGTATTTGGAAAAATGGGTCACACCGAAAGATTCGGAAAAGGACTTTATCAGAATATTCCTGGCGACTTCGATATGGACATTTTCGCGTCAGGTGTCAAGTATTTTAAATAA
- the purH gene encoding bifunctional phosphoribosylaminoimidazolecarboxamide formyltransferase/IMP cyclohydrolase: MKKRALISVFDKTGVVEFAANLVRLGFEVVSTGGTLKLLKDKGIAVTGITEITGFPECLDGRVKTLHPVVHAGILAMRENKEHMATLDEFGIATIDVVAINLYPFRETVSKPECTMEDAIENIDIGGPTMLRSAAKNHKDVIVAVDPADYAWIVEGLEKEDISFNQKQLLALKVFEHTAHYDAMISDHLRRNIEGANQYPEKLTMAFDKASDLRYGENPHQKAVFYKDALPLTIGLAGAQQLHGKQLSFNNLNDAQAAINCVREFEETACVAVKHANPCGVGVGRDVFEAYTRAHDCDPKSIFGGIVAFNREVNVETAEKLHQIFLEIVIAPSFDEEALAILTQKKNIRLLVLDVAKVVPTYDVKRLSDGVLIQDENTELYTELKTVTDRLPTEKEMADLIFAYKVVKHVKSNGIVLAKGLQTVGLGPGQVNRIWPTENAIRQSEVETRGSVLASDAFFPFEDVVEAAAKAGVTAIIQPGGSMKDQDSIDKANAYGIAMVFTGMRHFKH; this comes from the coding sequence ATGAAAAAGCGGGCTCTGATTAGTGTGTTTGATAAGACAGGTGTTGTGGAATTTGCTGCAAACCTGGTTCGATTGGGTTTTGAAGTCGTATCGACTGGCGGTACGCTAAAACTTTTGAAAGACAAGGGGATTGCTGTCACAGGCATCACCGAAATCACAGGGTTTCCGGAATGTCTGGATGGAAGAGTGAAAACACTGCATCCTGTCGTTCATGCAGGGATTCTTGCGATGAGAGAGAACAAAGAGCATATGGCCACACTCGATGAGTTTGGCATCGCTACGATCGATGTTGTCGCCATCAATCTGTACCCATTCAGAGAAACCGTGTCAAAACCGGAATGCACGATGGAGGACGCGATTGAAAACATCGATATCGGCGGTCCTACCATGTTAAGATCTGCAGCGAAAAACCATAAAGATGTAATCGTTGCGGTTGATCCGGCGGACTATGCCTGGATCGTAGAAGGTCTTGAAAAAGAGGATATTTCCTTCAATCAAAAGCAACTGCTCGCACTGAAAGTATTTGAGCACACCGCACATTATGATGCGATGATCAGCGACCACCTAAGAAGAAACATAGAAGGCGCGAACCAGTATCCTGAAAAACTGACGATGGCGTTTGATAAGGCGTCAGACCTTAGATATGGTGAGAATCCGCACCAGAAGGCGGTATTCTACAAAGATGCGCTGCCGCTTACGATTGGACTTGCAGGTGCCCAGCAGCTTCACGGAAAACAGCTTTCGTTCAATAACCTGAACGATGCACAAGCTGCGATCAACTGTGTGAGGGAATTTGAAGAAACAGCATGTGTCGCAGTGAAACATGCCAATCCATGCGGAGTAGGCGTCGGTCGAGACGTGTTCGAAGCCTATACTAGAGCCCATGACTGTGATCCTAAGTCGATCTTTGGCGGAATTGTGGCATTCAACCGTGAAGTAAACGTGGAAACTGCCGAAAAGTTACATCAGATCTTTTTAGAAATCGTCATCGCTCCAAGCTTTGATGAAGAGGCGCTTGCTATCTTAACACAAAAAAAGAACATCAGACTGCTGGTTCTGGATGTTGCGAAGGTGGTTCCTACTTATGATGTCAAACGTCTTAGTGATGGCGTATTGATTCAAGATGAAAACACTGAACTTTACACAGAGCTTAAAACAGTAACCGATAGATTACCAACAGAAAAAGAAATGGCGGACCTGATTTTCGCATATAAAGTTGTAAAACACGTGAAATCAAACGGTATCGTACTTGCGAAAGGACTGCAGACAGTGGGTCTTGGACCTGGCCAAGTCAACAGGATCTGGCCGACTGAAAACGCGATCAGACAATCCGAAGTGGAAACAAGAGGATCTGTACTAGCATCGGATGCTTTCTTCCCGTTTGAAGATGTCGTGGAGGCTGCTGCAAAAGCGGGTGTCACCGCCATCATCCAACCTGGAGGATCGATGAAAGATCAGGATTCGATCGATAAGGCGAATGCCTATGGAATCGCCATGGTCTTCACCGGAATGAGACATTTTAAGCATTAA
- a CDS encoding LysR family transcriptional regulator has protein sequence MNVTLDYYRIFYEIVKAGSFSKAAKVLFVSQSSVSQSLAKLEEALGLTLIERTTKSMKLTSAGELLYADVTEVIERINHSEKRMAKLVRMDEGSISIGVSDTICRYFLMPYLSRYKKAYPNIHITLSNRPSAVSVQALRGGEIDLAVVNVLPNMKGPDTDIIELKSFDEVLITRVDSAIDELTTLEELIDYPFISLEKGATTRDYTEMIFAAHGLEFKPEIELSSLDLIFDFVKAGFGIGVVPEYALEAHQDIKVVKLPLDGTLSSKTPSEAQAKKRQIGVVTSSKLPQNIATKQFIKDLLGKD, from the coding sequence ATGAATGTGACACTTGATTATTACAGGATCTTCTATGAAATCGTTAAAGCCGGCAGTTTTTCAAAAGCCGCAAAAGTCTTATTCGTCTCTCAGTCAAGCGTCAGCCAGTCGCTGGCAAAACTTGAGGAAGCGCTTGGTCTGACACTTATTGAAAGAACCACCAAGAGCATGAAGCTCACAAGCGCGGGAGAACTGCTTTATGCCGATGTCACAGAAGTAATCGAGCGCATCAACCATAGTGAAAAGCGAATGGCCAAGCTTGTGCGCATGGATGAGGGCTCGATCAGTATCGGGGTGTCCGATACGATCTGCAGGTACTTTCTGATGCCCTACTTAAGCCGTTATAAAAAAGCCTATCCGAATATCCATATCACCCTTTCAAACCGACCCTCGGCGGTTTCTGTCCAAGCGCTAAGAGGCGGCGAAATCGATCTGGCCGTTGTCAATGTCCTTCCAAACATGAAGGGACCTGACACCGACATCATCGAACTGAAATCCTTTGATGAGGTGCTCATAACTAGAGTCGACAGCGCTATCGACGAGCTGACCACACTTGAGGAGCTCATAGACTATCCCTTTATCAGTCTAGAAAAAGGGGCGACCACAAGGGACTATACCGAAATGATATTCGCAGCACATGGACTTGAGTTCAAACCGGAGATAGAGCTAAGCAGCCTAGATCTGATCTTTGATTTTGTAAAAGCTGGCTTCGGTATCGGAGTGGTTCCCGAGTATGCCCTTGAGGCGCATCAGGACATCAAAGTCGTAAAGCTTCCACTAGACGGCACCTTGAGCTCTAAAACCCCATCCGAAGCCCAAGCTAAAAAAAGACAGATCGGTGTCGTCACGTCCTCCAAGCTTCCGCAAAACATCGCGACTAAACAGTTCATTAAAGATTTATTGGGTAAAGACTAA
- the purE gene encoding 5-(carboxyamino)imidazole ribonucleotide mutase, whose amino-acid sequence MKVAILMGSDSDYSVVKGAIDELSKFGVESVVRVLSAHRTPHEAVEFVMNAEDEGIELFIGCAGKAAHLAGVIAGVSSLPVIGLPIKSSTMDGLDSLLSMVQMPSGVPVATVAINGSQNAGLLAVQILSLKYPELRVAFKAFKKQMADEVHAKNAKVQEMLKA is encoded by the coding sequence ATGAAAGTAGCAATTTTGATGGGTTCTGATTCAGATTACAGTGTTGTAAAAGGTGCGATTGACGAATTAAGCAAATTTGGTGTCGAATCGGTTGTGCGAGTACTTTCAGCACATAGAACACCGCATGAGGCGGTCGAATTTGTTATGAATGCAGAAGATGAAGGTATAGAACTCTTTATCGGCTGTGCAGGTAAAGCGGCTCACCTTGCAGGTGTTATCGCAGGCGTATCCTCATTGCCTGTTATCGGGCTTCCGATCAAGTCTTCAACAATGGATGGTTTGGATTCACTGCTTTCAATGGTTCAAATGCCTAGCGGGGTCCCTGTGGCGACAGTCGCTATCAACGGATCTCAAAACGCAGGTCTGCTTGCGGTTCAAATTCTTTCACTTAAGTACCCTGAACTTAGAGTGGCTTTTAAAGCATTCAAAAAACAAATGGCTGATGAAGTACACGCAAAGAACGCAAAAGTTCAAGAAATGCTAAAGGCATAG